From Impatiens glandulifera chromosome 7, dImpGla2.1, whole genome shotgun sequence:
AACTATCATCTCttataaattcttttattttttaataacattaattattaaatcaattgattaataatacttagaaaaaaaattaacgtgaaaaaacaaaattgagaaACACTAAAggaacatttaaaaaaacaaaattttctaaatgattaatatattaatacaaaaattaacccactaaaataaataagttataaaactGATTTCTAGCATAATTATGACTGGTCCTTCGCTTAAATTCaaagagttttcaaataaaattgaacTCGAGATCGTCTCTTAAATTGACTTTTACCACTAAACTACCTTAAATGGTTTATTCTTCACATTTTACTTTGTGAATATCATATTCTAATATCATTTATGAATCTTGATTaggataaatatgaaaaaaattatgaaataaagttgtcttaaatagttttattcattcataataacataaaatcttttgttctaattatttttataaaacttaaatacaacaaaatcttataattctattaaattaatttaaaatttagtttaagtTAAACTTATTTAGAAAtgagtctatatatatatatttatagcaAGATGAGTCAATAAACATAAAacacttttatttaaatgagaGAATGATATTAGGATTTCTCAATACACAaattacttaatatatttttgtagtaatttttttttagagtatAAGATAAGTTAAGTGTAGATTTGAAATATTCTGCATATGAGATGAAGAAATGATATATAACGTgattaaaatgaaaaacaaaaattgtCACATTATTCATGTTCAACATTCAAAATTATACTTTTAATTTGGtcaattaattatgtatatatcaCACAAAGTAAAGAGTTTGAGTTATATACACGGTTACTCTCATTCtatcattatcaataaatttattaattaattatttgtttttatctgAAATTTAAAGTAATCAAACTGAAAATGTTATTCTCTATCATTTGTTTATAATGActtataaacaattaaatttataaaaacaaatatcaaccatgatataaataataaattaggttaatttaagattatttgttttgaatagaCTTGGCCGTCCAAACTATTTTTCAATCACACGCTCATTACCAGTTAGCACCACTTGTTTTACCAGAAAATCAAATACCGACTTTTCTTCGTCAATTTGTTTTGGAATCAATCTTAGTCAACTCTTAAATTTCATGGACTTGCTGGCTggatataagaaaatataaattatgaattaatattatttttttattttttcataatctTATCacacaatttattaattaaaatattaaatatatttaaaaatgttattatattattaatacctCTAAATATTCAATTCCATACAAAtacaatttctcaaaatttatcCTCCTTCTCATTCATTAGACCATTTCCGACCtaaaaatttattcttaaactcaaaagaCGGTCATTCACCTTTAACTCAAAAtctcattttcaaattaaaaaaaatattttagaaatattttttttataccaattttttaactttttcaataactatctatatatttattaactatacAAATTAAACCctactatttttttcaaatttacttccattaaaaaaaatatttatgataaaattagttatatatagattaataaaaacaaacagatagatggatggatagatatttgttaggatttgtatctcccaaatccgacctgttaaaaaaatctgtaaaaacacaagaaagaagaacacaagaacaaacatatttatagtggttcattcaaattgagctacatccacttcagccaccaccagatttactatgaagaagaagaagcaatacaaagtttttgcctcacactttatctctctaaaattctgtcttcacaatgtaaacccttaataatcacatatttatagggtaaacattcaggtaataaacctaaataactttggtcaggcccaaacacaaaaccaaaaaaagaaaactcaataaactctaattaacaatgtagagtttattataagtacaggctccataactcaacaatttctcacttggagactaacttcatcatctctcgatcagtagtggctttccattcggtgtcttaacgaagaagatcaactgaagttgcacacaatttcagtttctcatttgtcacaactttcatcaacatatcagctggattctcactcccgggaatcttctcaagagctaatactccatcttctaaagctaaccggatgaaatgataacgaacctgtatatgcttcgtcctgacatgataaacatgattttttgccaaatgaatggcactctgactgtcgcatcgcaacataCTTCTCTCgcagtcttgacccaattctcgtaaaaagggttgtaaccacatcatctccgtAGAAGCCTCTGTCatagcaacaatcttctgcaattttgaaacccaactgattgcagttcctctagagtataaatgtaccctgttgtgctcttcctactatcattatcaccaccattgtcagcatcaacatatcctccaaacccatattagactttcgaaaacacaaagcaagACTCGTACTTCCttttaagtatcgtagtatctactttactgcttcccaatattgtctacccgggttgctcatgaacctgctaacaactcccactgcatgtgttatgtctggtcttgtgcaaaccatcgcatacataatacaaccaatgacagaggcatacgaaacagtggccatgtaatttttctcctcctctgttgaaggcgactgatctttagatagtctgaagtgactagctaagggggtagtaaccggttttgcatcatacaagttgaacatgctaagaactttcttcacacattcttcttgtgaaagcttgagaacttcttcatccctgaaaattctcatctcAAAGATTTGTTTaacagcacccaaatccttcattgcaaacttttcagacaactctttcttgatcttgttaatctcatacaagcttgctccagcaatcaacatgtcatcaacgtagagaagaagaataatgtacgatttatcaaacctcttaatatagcagcaatgatcagcgtcacacctcaaaaaattgttacttttcatgaagctatcgaacttcttgtaccattgccttggagcctgtttcaaaccatacagactcttctgaagcttacacacaagttcatcttttcctttgatttcaaatccttctggttgtcgcatataaatctcttcatctaaatcaccatgaagaaaagcaattttgacatccatttgttgaagatgaaggtcttctttcacaaccaaactcaaaatagttctaattgtcatcaatttaactactggagagaagatctcattgtagtcaataccttctttctgttgaaatcttTTCACAACCAAtattgccttgtacctcatggttttatcatgttcttctttaatcctgaagatccatttggggccacgttctcaacgatttcatcttcaacaacacattgttcttcttcgacaaccggtatatattcagctgaaaattctctcaaatcgactgtaccagtctcttccaacttgaaattaccatctgatgtcttcccaacacaatctttgtaaagAACATGTTCaatgaagataacatttctgctacgaatgatcttctgattttgattatcccagaaacgataaccaaactcgatatcaccataaccaataaaaaacatttattagactttgaatcaagcttgctcctatcacattcattaatatgaacatatgataaacaaccaaacactttcaaataagaaagatttacctttttattactccaggtatctcccaaatccgacctgcttgaaaacaatctgtaaaaacacaagaaagaagacaCACAaaaacacacagatttatagtgattcactcaaattgagctacatccacttcaaccaccaccagatttactatgaagaagaagaaggaatacatagtttttgcctcacactttatctctctagaattctgtcttcaCAATGTAAatccttaataatcacatatttatagggtaaacattcagggtaataaacctaaataactttggtcaggccaagtccaaaaccaaaaaaagaaactcaataaaatctaattaacaatgtagagtttattataagtgtaggcttcaTAACTCAATAATATTTACAGCTGATCAACCAAAGCCTGCTTGGTTAGAGCTTTAGATTTATCAATCTTGTTGCCAAGAACAAGCAAAGGAATGACACTTAAAGAAGGGTTCTCCAAGAGATAATGAAGCTTTGTTCTTGAAATCAGGACATTATCTCTGTCTGTTGCATCAACTACATACAGAATTGCAGACACACCACGACAGTAGCGTTCTCACATGCTCATAAACCTCCTTTGCCCACCAAAATCCCATAGTTTTATAGTTACATTTCCTTTAGTTAAATTTCACCTAACAATTTTTTCAACTTGTCAAATTCTATCTAAATTCTAccattttttatacataaacaaactacttacgtcagcaaatacttcagctgcaattgaaaaaaatgatactaTCAATCGAGAGACACAACCGTAATAATGAAATGCAAGTACTAACTATAAATGGTCTGGTCGCGTGACGCACCCGCAtcacgcacctgcgtgacgcacccggaTTCCGCCGCAACAGTGACATTTACCTAATCAATCCCTAATCCCTAAACCTAACAAACAATGCgttcaaagaaagaaataaaggaaGGAGGAAGCATACCAGCGGACATCCTTCCTTCGTTAGGATTCCGACGTCTTCGTCGGGGTCATCttgtttttagagagaaggagaagaagaggaggtgaagagagagaacagggaagaaagaaatgaaaataaattggaaaactagaaattttctaattatatagcaagggcattgtggacttttcacaatgcactcgggtgcgtcacgcaactagAGGATGCGTTACGCAATAGGGgcattttcgtcagaaaaaaaaaGAGGGTCGCCAGCACTATTTATTTTATGCGCTGACACTTTCCCCATTTAGGCCTATTATttgggtcatttcctcaaatttcccatttTTTAAAACCGAACCCAACTCAAATTCTTAATTCCACACATTACacatttttaagatatttaaatcaaattcgACAATTTGAAACGCGAATATCTCGAAAAAAAATACTCTATTTAAAACACAAACATATCTGAATTGATAAACCGTATAACGTATCTTcgaatttatgtaaaaaataatgatcAAATCACTCTCTTCGAATTTTCTTACATATCATTTGTTTATTTACCAAAATCATtctcaacaaattaaaatttgtaaatttcaaaaatattaattctaaAAAGATAAGTccaaagaattaaaaaaaacattttatttatataaaaaaaagtttaatttgaaaagacCATAATAATTGAAGCccaaataataacataattatattcaaagagtcttcttcttcttaaaatAAGGAAAAAGGGTGTTTCCACGCAAAGTAAATAGAGGTTGGTCTAATGACGCGTATTAATTtgtctataaataataataattgaggGAAAAAGAGAAGTAGATAGATCTAGAAAGATAATATGGAATCGGCAATTGATAAGACGACGACGACGAAGAAACCAAGCCTGGTCGGAATGAAGGGAAAAATGTCGTCGTCTTCCTTCCGGCTTCGGAGTTCGAGTTTGAATGCTTTAAGGCTTCATCGTATATTTGATCTGTTCGATAAGAACAAGGACGGAATGATAACTGTCGACGAGCTCAGTCAGGCTCTCAATCGTTTAGGACTCGAAACTGATGTTTCTGAATTGTCTGTCATGGTCAATTCGCACATTCGCGACGGCAAAATCGGTCTTGGGTTTGAGGAATTTGATGAACTTCACAGATCCCTTAATGATACTTTCTTCGGTCTTGACCAACAGGACAATCAGGTCGGTCAATTTCTCCcttaatcttattatatttatcactATAAAAATAGAggaaaaaacaaaagtaaaaaattattattcagatttttttttttttaaattatatatattttaagaaaaatgataaattcaacGAAAATTTTAAAGAAAGCAAGTACGCGAATAATGTGGCTGTCATGTGGGTAGTAgagaaaaatttaaaaatgttgttatttcgagacaaaaaaaaatctggCCCTGAAATTAGCGTTTTTGAGACCCGAAATAAACGTTTCAGGACGTGGAGGCAACATGGGAATTCGTGAACTTACTTTCGCTGAAATTTTCGTTAAGTTTATCATTCTTCATATTTTAGATGTTACcgaatataataattttgtattataattaatataaaataatttagtttaatcgattaaataatgattaaataatgttAGGTTAATAAACTTTGATAATACCTAACTTATCAAGTATCAAGATAATCCGGTGATAACAGTTTAAAATCATGAGATCTATTACAATTAAAAAGGCT
This genomic window contains:
- the LOC124945667 gene encoding calcium-binding allergen Bet v 3-like, which encodes MESAIDKTTTTKKPSLVGMKGKMSSSSFRLRSSSLNALRLHRIFDLFDKNKDGMITVDELSQALNRLGLETDVSELSVMVNSHIRDGKIGLGFEEFDELHRSLNDTFFGLDQQDNQDEEESDLNEAFKVFDEDGDGYISASELQKVLGKLGFSEGREIDRCKRMILSVDHNHDGRVDFYEFKDMMRSTILVNSS